A genomic segment from Nocardiopsis sp. Huas11 encodes:
- a CDS encoding metalloregulator ArsR/SmtB family transcription factor encodes MPHATSAPNPLSGPERGAETGTRARVARLILEKGPITASDLGERLGLTPAGIRRHLDNLTSEGLVEARDARPHGGRRRRGRPARVFAITEAGRDHFVHAYDDLASSALRFLADTVGPEAVAEFARSQVADLERRYKPQLDAVPQEQRVRLLAEALSNDGYAATAGQAPAPGGGDQLCQHHCPVAHVAAEFPQLCEAEVEAFARLLGTPVRRLATIAHGDGVCTTHVTPRGDGAGGETGTPVSKAIRQAAGGGSQHQTDD; translated from the coding sequence GTGCCGCACGCGACCAGTGCGCCCAACCCGCTGTCCGGCCCCGAACGCGGTGCCGAGACCGGTACCCGAGCCCGGGTCGCCCGTCTGATCCTGGAGAAGGGGCCGATCACCGCCTCCGACCTCGGAGAACGACTCGGCCTCACCCCGGCCGGGATCCGCCGCCACCTCGACAACCTGACCAGTGAGGGCCTGGTGGAGGCTCGCGATGCCCGACCCCACGGCGGACGCCGCCGCAGGGGACGGCCGGCGCGCGTCTTCGCCATCACCGAGGCGGGACGGGACCACTTCGTCCACGCCTACGACGATCTCGCCTCCAGCGCTCTGCGCTTCCTGGCGGACACCGTCGGGCCCGAGGCCGTCGCCGAGTTCGCGCGGAGCCAGGTCGCCGACCTGGAGCGGCGCTACAAGCCCCAGCTGGACGCCGTTCCCCAGGAACAACGGGTACGGCTGCTGGCCGAGGCGCTCTCCAACGACGGCTACGCCGCCACCGCGGGCCAGGCGCCCGCGCCCGGAGGCGGCGACCAGTTGTGCCAGCACCACTGCCCTGTCGCGCACGTGGCCGCGGAGTTCCCGCAACTCTGTGAGGCCGAGGTCGAGGCCTTCGCGCGGCTGTTGGGCACCCCGGTGCGCAGGTTGGCCACCATCGCCCATGGCGACGGTGTGTGCACCACGCACGTCACCCCTCGGGGAGACGGGGCGGGCGGGGAGACCGGCACGCCCGTGAGCAAGGCCATCCGCCAGGCGGCGGGTGGAGGATCGCAACACCAAACGGACGACTGA
- the sufB gene encoding Fe-S cluster assembly protein SufB — protein sequence MTSIAHPELEGIGTYEYGWSDSDAAGANARRGLNEDVVLDISSKKSEPEWMTKLRLKSLKLFGKKPMPNWGADLSKIDFDNIKYFVRSTEKQATSWEDLPEDIKNTYDRLGIPEAEKQRLVSGVAAQYESEVVYHQIREDLEEQGVLFLDTDTALKEHPEIFQEYFGSVIPPGDNKFAALNTAVWSGGSFIYVPKNVHVEIPLQAYFRINTENMGQFERTLIIVDEGAYVHYVEGCTAPIYKSDSLHSAVVEIIVKKNARCRYTTIQNWSNNVFNLVTKRAIAEEGATMEWIDGNIGSQVTMKYPAVYLMGEHAKGETLSIAFAGEGQHQDTGSKMVHCAPNTSSTIVSKSVARGGGRASYRGLVQVQEGASHSKSSVKCDALLIDTISRSDTYPYNDLREDDAELAHEATVSKVSEDQLFYLMSRGMDEDEAMAMIVRGFVEPIARELPMEYALELNRLIELQMEGAVG from the coding sequence ATGACGTCTATCGCGCACCCCGAACTCGAGGGGATCGGAACATATGAGTACGGCTGGTCCGACTCCGACGCGGCCGGGGCGAACGCCCGCCGGGGGTTGAACGAGGACGTCGTCCTCGACATCTCTTCGAAGAAGAGCGAGCCGGAGTGGATGACCAAGCTCCGCCTCAAGTCGCTGAAGCTCTTCGGCAAGAAGCCCATGCCCAACTGGGGCGCGGACCTGTCCAAGATCGACTTCGACAACATCAAGTACTTCGTGCGGTCCACGGAGAAGCAGGCCACCTCCTGGGAGGACCTGCCCGAGGACATCAAGAACACCTACGACCGGCTCGGCATCCCCGAGGCGGAGAAGCAGCGCCTGGTCTCCGGTGTCGCCGCGCAGTACGAGTCCGAGGTCGTCTACCACCAGATCCGTGAGGACCTGGAGGAGCAGGGCGTCCTCTTCCTGGACACCGACACCGCTCTCAAGGAGCACCCGGAGATCTTCCAGGAGTACTTCGGCTCGGTGATCCCGCCCGGCGACAACAAGTTCGCCGCGCTCAACACCGCCGTGTGGAGCGGTGGATCCTTCATCTACGTTCCCAAGAACGTGCACGTGGAGATCCCGCTCCAGGCCTACTTCCGGATCAACACCGAGAACATGGGCCAGTTCGAGCGGACGCTGATCATCGTCGACGAGGGCGCCTACGTCCACTACGTCGAGGGCTGCACCGCGCCGATCTACAAGTCGGACTCGCTGCACTCCGCGGTCGTCGAGATCATCGTCAAGAAGAACGCCCGCTGCCGTTACACGACCATCCAGAACTGGTCGAACAACGTCTTCAACCTGGTCACCAAGCGCGCCATCGCCGAAGAGGGCGCGACCATGGAGTGGATCGACGGCAACATCGGTTCCCAGGTCACGATGAAGTACCCGGCCGTCTACCTGATGGGCGAGCACGCCAAGGGCGAGACCCTCTCGATCGCCTTCGCCGGCGAGGGCCAGCACCAGGACACCGGCTCCAAGATGGTGCACTGCGCGCCCAACACCTCCTCGACCATCGTCTCGAAGTCGGTGGCACGCGGCGGGGGCCGCGCCTCCTACCGAGGCCTGGTCCAGGTCCAGGAAGGGGCCTCGCACTCCAAGTCGTCGGTCAAGTGCGACGCGCTGCTGATCGACACGATCAGCCGCTCGGACACCTACCCGTACAACGACCTGCGCGAGGACGACGCCGAGCTCGCCCACGAGGCGACCGTCTCCAAGGTCAGCGAGGACCAGCTCTTCTACCTGATGAGCCGGGGCATGGACGAGGACGAGGCCATGGCGATGATCGTGCGCGGGTTCGTCGAGCCCATCGCGCGCGAGCTGCCCATGGAGTACGCGCTGGAACTGAACCGGCTGATCGAGCTGCAGATGGAAGGAGCGGTTGGTTAA
- the sufD gene encoding Fe-S cluster assembly protein SufD, producing MTSPNTEPKAHSHGLGEIPFSKLATHGSFDVNDFPVPGGREEVWRFTPLRRLKGLHDGTAVADGTDKVDIDAPEGVTVEQVGRDDARLGTAGFPADRVTAQAYTSFEQATVVTVAQSAALERPVVINREAQGGTRYDQFVIDVKPLAEAVVVLNQTGGGVRAGSVDVHVGEGARLTLVSVQDWDRDAVDVSQHNTQVEKDGTYKSIVITLGGDLVRLSPKVAYKGRGANAELHGLYFTGDGQHHEHRSLIDHNMSHTRSRVEYKGALSGKGAHAVWIGDVIIGEGTTGTDSYEHNRNLQLTDDTRVDSVPNLEIFTGEVEGAGHAAASGRLDDIHLFYLRSRGIPEEEARRLVIRGYFLELINRIPVEELREEIMAKVEQKLAAHE from the coding sequence TTGACCAGCCCGAACACCGAACCCAAGGCCCACAGCCACGGCCTCGGGGAGATCCCGTTCTCCAAGTTGGCGACCCACGGGTCCTTCGACGTGAACGACTTCCCCGTCCCCGGCGGCCGTGAGGAGGTGTGGCGGTTCACCCCGCTGCGCCGCCTCAAGGGCCTGCACGACGGCACCGCGGTCGCCGACGGCACCGACAAGGTCGACATCGACGCCCCCGAGGGCGTCACCGTCGAGCAGGTCGGCCGCGACGACGCGCGCCTGGGCACGGCCGGCTTCCCCGCCGACCGCGTCACGGCGCAGGCCTACACCTCCTTCGAGCAGGCCACCGTCGTCACGGTCGCGCAGAGCGCCGCGCTGGAGCGCCCCGTGGTCATCAACCGGGAGGCCCAGGGCGGCACCCGCTACGACCAGTTCGTCATCGACGTCAAGCCGCTGGCCGAGGCCGTCGTGGTCCTCAACCAGACCGGTGGCGGCGTGCGCGCGGGCAGCGTGGACGTCCACGTCGGCGAGGGCGCGCGGCTGACCCTGGTCAGCGTGCAGGACTGGGACCGCGACGCAGTCGACGTCTCCCAGCACAACACGCAGGTCGAGAAGGACGGCACCTACAAGTCGATCGTGATCACGCTCGGCGGCGACCTGGTCCGGCTCTCCCCGAAGGTGGCCTACAAGGGGCGCGGCGCCAACGCCGAGCTCCACGGCCTGTACTTCACCGGCGACGGCCAGCACCACGAGCACCGGTCGCTCATCGACCACAACATGTCGCACACCCGCTCGCGCGTGGAGTACAAGGGCGCGCTCAGCGGCAAGGGCGCGCACGCCGTGTGGATCGGTGACGTGATCATCGGCGAGGGCACGACCGGTACCGACTCCTACGAGCACAACCGCAACCTCCAGCTCACCGACGACACCCGTGTCGACTCGGTGCCCAACCTGGAGATCTTCACCGGCGAGGTGGAGGGTGCCGGGCACGCCGCCGCCAGCGGCCGGCTCGACGACATCCACCTGTTCTACCTCCGCTCCCGGGGCATCCCGGAGGAGGAGGCCCGCCGCCTGGTCATCCGCGGCTACTTCCTCGAGCTCATCAACCGGATCCCGGTCGAGGAGCTGCGAGAGGAGATCATGGCCAAGGTCGAGCAGAAGCTGGCCGCGCATGAGTGA
- a CDS encoding non-heme iron oxygenase ferredoxin subunit: MSEGARWVKVAGLEEIPDEGVLAVEVDDETPIALVRTEGEVFAVRDVCSHAEVRLSEGEVEDGTIECWLHGSCFDLRSGAAINPPATQPVPTYDVKIDGDDVLVSLDEKNS, encoded by the coding sequence ATGAGTGAGGGCGCGCGCTGGGTGAAGGTCGCGGGTCTCGAGGAGATCCCCGACGAGGGGGTGCTCGCCGTCGAGGTCGACGACGAGACTCCGATCGCCCTGGTGCGCACCGAGGGCGAGGTGTTCGCCGTGCGGGACGTGTGCTCGCACGCCGAGGTCCGCCTGTCCGAAGGCGAGGTCGAGGACGGCACCATCGAGTGCTGGCTGCACGGCTCCTGCTTCGACCTGCGCTCGGGCGCGGCGATCAACCCGCCCGCGACCCAGCCGGTCCCCACCTATGACGTGAAGATCGACGGCGACGACGTGCTCGTGTCGTTGGATGAGAAGAATTCCTGA
- the sufC gene encoding Fe-S cluster assembly ATPase SufC — MTKFEIRGLRADVLISEGERQEILKGVDLTINSGETHAIMGPNGSGKSTLAYAIAGHPRYEVTEGEVLVDGENILEMSVDERARAGVFLAMQYPVEVPGVSMSNFLRSSVTAVRGEAPKLRQFSKELQGAMKDLSISSDFAARGVNEGFSGGEKKRHEILQMELLKPKVAILDETDSGLDVDALKVVSEGVNRAKAGGEMGVMLITHYTRILNYVKPDFVHVFAQGRIAESGGAELADVLEADGYERFVKAGA, encoded by the coding sequence ATGACGAAGTTCGAAATCCGCGGTCTGCGTGCCGACGTCCTGATCAGTGAGGGCGAGCGGCAGGAGATCCTCAAGGGCGTCGACCTCACCATCAACTCCGGTGAGACCCACGCCATCATGGGCCCCAACGGCTCCGGCAAGTCCACGCTCGCCTACGCGATCGCGGGACACCCGCGCTACGAGGTCACCGAGGGCGAGGTCCTCGTCGACGGCGAGAACATCCTCGAGATGAGCGTCGACGAGCGCGCCCGCGCCGGCGTGTTCCTGGCCATGCAGTACCCGGTCGAGGTCCCCGGCGTGTCCATGTCCAACTTCCTGCGCAGCTCCGTCACGGCGGTCCGCGGCGAGGCCCCCAAGCTCCGCCAGTTCTCCAAGGAACTGCAGGGCGCGATGAAGGACCTGTCCATCAGCTCCGACTTCGCCGCCCGCGGCGTCAACGAGGGGTTCTCCGGCGGTGAGAAGAAGCGCCACGAGATCCTGCAGATGGAGCTGCTCAAGCCGAAGGTCGCCATCCTGGACGAGACCGACTCCGGCCTGGACGTCGACGCGCTCAAGGTGGTCTCCGAGGGCGTCAACCGCGCCAAGGCGGGCGGCGAGATGGGCGTCATGCTCATCACGCACTACACGCGCATCCTCAACTACGTGAAGCCCGACTTCGTGCACGTCTTCGCCCAGGGGCGCATCGCCGAGTCCGGCGGCGCCGAGCTGGCCGACGTCCTGGAGGCGGACGGCTACGAGCGATTCGTGAAGGCGGGCGCATAA
- a CDS encoding cysteine desulfurase yields MTDREFGGPGAVPLDTTAIRKDFTILSRTVRDGRPMVYLDSGATSQKPWQVLDAEREFYERHNAAVHRGAHQLAEEATDAYESARETIAGFIGADAGEVVFTKNATEAINLVTYAMSNAATAEEGLRRFQVGPGDEIVVTEMEHHANLVPWQQLCRRTGATLRWFPVTDDGRLDLSDLGGLVNERTRVVAFAHQSNVLGTVNPVAAIVARAREVGALVVLDACQSVPHMPVDVADLDVDFLAFSGHKMLGPNGIGVLWGRRELLEAMPPFISGGSMIGVVHMEHSTWADPPQRFEAGVPMAPQAVGLAAACDYLTAVGMDRVAAHEHELVEYALKRVGELEGVRIVGPTEAVDRGGAVSFVVDDIHPHDVGQVLDDRGVEVRVGHHCAWPLHRKLGIVATTRASFYLYNTLEDVDALVEAIRDAQKFFGTRP; encoded by the coding sequence GTGACTGACCGCGAGTTCGGTGGGCCCGGCGCGGTTCCGCTCGACACGACGGCGATCCGGAAGGACTTCACCATCCTCTCCCGGACCGTCCGTGACGGGCGCCCGATGGTGTACCTGGACTCCGGGGCGACTTCACAGAAGCCCTGGCAGGTGCTCGACGCCGAGCGTGAGTTCTACGAGCGCCACAACGCGGCGGTGCACCGGGGAGCGCACCAGCTCGCGGAGGAGGCGACCGACGCCTACGAGTCGGCCCGGGAGACCATCGCCGGGTTCATCGGTGCCGACGCCGGCGAGGTGGTGTTCACCAAGAACGCCACCGAGGCGATCAACCTGGTGACCTACGCGATGAGCAACGCGGCCACCGCCGAGGAGGGGCTCCGCCGCTTCCAGGTGGGGCCCGGCGACGAGATCGTCGTCACCGAGATGGAGCACCACGCCAACCTGGTGCCCTGGCAGCAGCTGTGCCGGCGCACCGGTGCGACGCTGCGGTGGTTCCCGGTGACCGACGATGGCCGCCTGGACCTGTCCGACCTCGGCGGGCTGGTCAACGAACGCACCCGCGTCGTGGCCTTCGCCCACCAGTCGAACGTGCTGGGCACCGTCAACCCGGTGGCGGCCATCGTCGCCAGGGCGCGCGAGGTCGGCGCCCTGGTCGTCCTGGACGCCTGCCAGTCGGTCCCGCACATGCCGGTGGACGTCGCCGACCTGGACGTGGACTTCCTGGCCTTCTCCGGGCACAAGATGCTCGGTCCCAACGGGATCGGGGTGCTCTGGGGGCGCCGGGAGCTGCTGGAGGCCATGCCGCCGTTCATCTCCGGCGGGTCCATGATCGGTGTGGTCCACATGGAGCACTCCACGTGGGCCGATCCGCCGCAGCGCTTCGAGGCCGGTGTGCCGATGGCCCCGCAGGCCGTCGGCCTGGCCGCGGCCTGTGACTACCTCACCGCGGTGGGGATGGACCGGGTCGCCGCGCACGAGCACGAGCTCGTGGAGTACGCGCTCAAGCGCGTCGGCGAGCTGGAGGGTGTGCGGATCGTCGGCCCGACCGAGGCCGTGGACCGCGGCGGCGCGGTGTCGTTCGTCGTGGACGACATCCACCCGCACGACGTCGGCCAGGTCCTGGACGACAGGGGCGTGGAGGTCCGGGTGGGCCACCACTGCGCCTGGCCGCTGCACCGGAAGCTGGGTATCGTCGCGACCACGCGGGCGTCCTTCTACCTCTACAACACCCTGGAGGACGTGGACGCGCTCGTGGAGGCGATCCGGGACGCGCAGAAGTTCTTCGGAACCCGGCCCTAG
- the sufU gene encoding Fe-S cluster assembly sulfur transfer protein SufU yields MQLDAMYQEIILDHYRNPHHKGLRDPHDAEAHHINPTCGDEVTLRVALTPAEGSTLDEKAVVTDVSYEGMGCSISQASTSVLTDLLIGRTVAEGMATLGAFTELMQSKGKGEPDEDVLEDAVAFVGVSKYPARIKCALLGWMAWKDAVSQSLEKEGA; encoded by the coding sequence ATGCAGTTGGACGCGATGTACCAGGAGATCATCCTGGACCACTACCGGAACCCGCACCACAAGGGCCTGCGGGATCCGCACGACGCGGAGGCGCACCACATCAACCCCACGTGTGGGGACGAGGTGACCCTCCGGGTGGCACTGACCCCCGCCGAGGGGTCCACGCTCGACGAGAAGGCCGTCGTCACCGACGTCTCCTACGAGGGCATGGGCTGCTCGATCAGCCAGGCCAGCACCTCGGTGCTGACCGACCTCCTCATCGGCCGCACGGTCGCCGAGGGCATGGCCACCCTGGGCGCCTTCACGGAGTTGATGCAGTCCAAGGGCAAGGGTGAGCCCGATGAGGACGTGCTGGAGGACGCGGTGGCCTTCGTCGGGGTGTCCAAGTACCCCGCGCGGATCAAGTGCGCCCTGTTGGGTTGGATGGCGTGGAAGGACGCGGTGTCGCAGTCCTTGGAGAAGGAAGGCGCCTGA
- a CDS encoding metal-sulfur cluster assembly factor yields MSENETTTTEAAAESAAPEQAPLSPEAQELVEEIGEALKDVIDPELGVNVVDLGLLYGVNADKDVITLDMTLTSAACPLTDVIEDQAVSALDEFEREVKINWVWMPPWGPDKITDDGRDQLRMLGFNV; encoded by the coding sequence ATGAGCGAGAACGAGACGACAACCACCGAGGCGGCCGCTGAGAGCGCCGCCCCCGAGCAGGCCCCCCTGTCGCCCGAGGCCCAGGAGCTGGTCGAGGAGATCGGCGAGGCGCTCAAGGACGTGATCGACCCCGAGCTGGGCGTGAACGTCGTCGACCTGGGGCTGCTGTACGGGGTGAACGCCGACAAGGACGTCATCACCCTGGACATGACGCTGACCAGTGCGGCGTGCCCGCTGACCGACGTGATCGAGGACCAGGCGGTCAGCGCGCTGGACGAGTTCGAGCGCGAGGTCAAGATCAATTGGGTCTGGATGCCGCCGTGGGGTCCGGACAAGATCACCGACGACGGCCGGGACCAGCTGCGCATGCTGGGCTTCAACGTCTGA
- a CDS encoding DUF2470 domain-containing protein — MPSSVPRPSPADRARSTLVSGGPATVASSAWPTESEPFQLPDTVNHVHPGGEVSLLLPDGHPLLGAEPGAAADGSVVMVEFTDLAPVELRDPVRAMLWLSGTLNVLDSPAARERALDVIRSDPDDRLLEIGHGRTMVLLSPTLLVYSDPDGAHLLHPQEFAAARTDPFSRWEAPWLRHVDADHPDLLEALTERIPPHLRTGTPRPLGVDRFGLRLRVEGADGDHDVRLPFRRPVRTPYDLAAEVHGLAGLSPFGSDLP, encoded by the coding sequence ATGCCGTCTTCCGTTCCCCGACCCTCACCCGCCGACCGGGCGCGCTCAACCCTCGTCTCGGGCGGTCCCGCGACCGTGGCCTCCTCCGCCTGGCCCACAGAGAGCGAGCCGTTCCAGCTGCCCGACACCGTCAACCACGTCCACCCCGGTGGAGAGGTCAGTCTGCTGCTGCCCGACGGGCACCCGCTCCTGGGCGCCGAGCCCGGCGCCGCCGCCGACGGCTCCGTCGTCATGGTCGAGTTCACCGACCTCGCCCCCGTCGAACTGCGCGATCCCGTCCGGGCCATGCTGTGGCTCAGCGGCACGCTGAACGTCCTGGACTCCCCCGCCGCCCGGGAACGGGCGCTGGACGTGATCCGGTCCGACCCCGACGACCGGCTCCTGGAGATCGGCCACGGGCGGACGATGGTGCTCCTGAGCCCCACCCTGCTGGTCTACTCCGACCCCGACGGCGCCCACCTGCTCCACCCCCAGGAGTTCGCGGCGGCCCGCACCGACCCCTTCAGCCGGTGGGAGGCGCCGTGGCTGCGCCATGTGGACGCCGACCACCCCGACCTGCTCGAAGCGCTGACCGAGCGCATTCCGCCGCACCTGCGCACCGGGACGCCCCGCCCCCTGGGCGTCGACCGCTTCGGCCTGCGGCTGCGCGTCGAGGGTGCCGACGGCGACCACGACGTCCGGCTGCCCTTCCGCAGGCCGGTGCGCACCCCCTACGACCTCGCCGCCGAGGTACACGGCCTGGCGGGCCTGTCCCCCTTCGGGTCCGACCTGCCCTGA